The proteins below come from a single Candidatus Eremiobacteraceae bacterium genomic window:
- a CDS encoding OmpH family outer membrane protein produces MYGSQSRTAARGFAVLALALTALLGIGCAKTAEILNSRPAAHGIAYVDIDKVVQAHPLHPELQALEDQITLLNAQSVSAPQAVTPAQRDAQAGLERDLAAAEAQFEQDMLHKRQFYQAMEQEALAKMYAGGTPSATSGGVVSDMQRQFAVQMQELQASGAKTLEAYRTSLFKEDTAHLKSVQRLLAADVAAKVRARESELVSNETTYQVQLAHQDQDQRLNLKTKLENLSLSPQDRSQYAAQLQDIETREEFLTNQLKTKDNAALSAYEKTLQSQAAARFDAERTATEKQTSQKLASRETEMNVEFHQQATALSQKFNQRLTDVNKAIASDPALQQKAQAIQNQTSAKFEADATAAMASYRDTRKALVEKYSAIAHMQFQDDQAIQAQIDGIASQRRDLYAKILDQVQQQVGEVAQARGIAIVFDSVAGSGSAVDLTDQVAKAVAALPSATPSPAPSGG; encoded by the coding sequence ATGTACGGCTCGCAGTCGCGCACGGCCGCCCGCGGATTCGCGGTGCTGGCGCTTGCGCTGACCGCGCTGCTCGGAATCGGGTGCGCCAAGACCGCAGAGATACTCAACTCGCGGCCGGCCGCGCACGGCATCGCCTACGTCGACATCGACAAGGTCGTCCAAGCCCATCCCCTCCATCCCGAACTTCAAGCGCTCGAGGATCAGATCACGCTGCTCAACGCGCAGTCGGTCTCGGCCCCGCAGGCGGTGACGCCGGCGCAGCGCGACGCGCAGGCGGGGCTCGAGAGAGATCTCGCGGCGGCCGAAGCGCAGTTCGAGCAAGACATGCTCCACAAGCGCCAATTCTATCAAGCCATGGAGCAAGAGGCGCTCGCGAAGATGTATGCCGGCGGGACTCCATCGGCGACGTCGGGCGGCGTCGTGAGCGACATGCAGCGCCAGTTCGCCGTACAGATGCAAGAGCTTCAAGCGTCGGGTGCTAAGACGCTCGAGGCGTATCGCACGTCGCTCTTCAAAGAAGACACGGCGCACCTCAAGAGCGTGCAGCGGCTGCTCGCGGCCGATGTCGCCGCGAAGGTACGCGCGAGAGAATCGGAGCTCGTCTCGAACGAGACGACGTATCAAGTGCAGCTCGCCCATCAGGACCAGGATCAGCGGCTCAACCTCAAGACGAAGCTCGAGAACCTCTCGCTATCGCCGCAAGACCGCTCGCAGTATGCGGCGCAGCTCCAAGACATCGAGACGCGTGAAGAGTTCCTCACGAACCAGCTGAAGACGAAGGACAACGCAGCGCTCTCCGCTTACGAGAAGACGCTCCAGAGCCAGGCGGCCGCGCGCTTCGACGCCGAACGGACGGCGACCGAGAAGCAGACGAGCCAGAAGCTCGCGTCGCGTGAGACCGAGATGAACGTCGAGTTCCATCAGCAGGCCACGGCGCTGAGCCAGAAGTTCAATCAGCGTCTCACCGACGTCAACAAAGCGATCGCGAGCGATCCCGCGCTCCAGCAGAAAGCGCAGGCGATCCAGAACCAGACGTCCGCGAAGTTCGAGGCGGATGCGACCGCCGCGATGGCGTCCTATCGCGACACCCGCAAGGCGCTCGTCGAAAAGTACAGCGCGATCGCGCACATGCAGTTCCAAGACGACCAGGCGATCCAAGCGCAGATCGACGGCATCGCGTCGCAGCGCCGTGATCTCTACGCGAAGATTCTCGATCAGGTGCAGCAGCAGGTCGGCGAAGTCGCGCAAGCGCGCGGCATCGCCATCGTCTTCGATTCGGTCGCGGGCTCTGGGAGCGCCGTCGACCTCACCGACCAAGTGGCGAAAGCGGTCGCCGCGCTACCGTCGGCGACACCGTCGCCGGCACCATCCGGGGGATAG
- a CDS encoding OmpH family outer membrane protein: MDIQRQASTRPAKVRRALIAAAAVMALVLALTPQVLATDVADIGIVDQAAIGNLSQFQAAKAQLTQIQQQLQSQFQSAIKGKSAADQQRISTDFQNRLANAQHQIFDPLLGRANAAIAQVAANKGLSVVVDKQIVIFGGLDITKDVTDLLNQPGQVVPPVNTPAPSEIGYVDRSQIDALPKMKAASDQFVQFQNTLRQSLSSQINNKTPVDQRQKILAQYQSQMSDERTKVLQPMVDQTDKAISTVAKSKGLLLVVNAENRVYGGTDVTADVVKALQ, encoded by the coding sequence ATGGACATCCAACGACAAGCGTCGACGAGACCTGCGAAGGTCCGTCGAGCGCTCATCGCCGCCGCGGCGGTCATGGCGCTCGTGCTCGCGCTGACGCCGCAAGTGCTCGCGACCGACGTCGCCGACATCGGCATCGTCGACCAAGCGGCGATCGGGAACTTGAGCCAGTTCCAAGCCGCGAAAGCGCAGCTCACCCAGATCCAGCAGCAGCTTCAATCGCAGTTCCAATCCGCGATCAAAGGCAAGAGCGCGGCCGATCAGCAGCGCATCTCGACCGACTTCCAGAACCGGCTCGCTAACGCGCAGCATCAGATCTTCGACCCGCTGCTCGGACGCGCGAACGCGGCGATCGCTCAGGTCGCGGCGAACAAAGGCCTCAGCGTCGTCGTCGACAAGCAGATCGTCATCTTCGGCGGCCTCGACATAACGAAGGACGTCACCGACCTGCTCAACCAGCCGGGTCAGGTCGTGCCGCCGGTGAACACGCCGGCGCCGTCCGAGATCGGCTACGTCGACCGGTCGCAGATCGACGCGCTGCCGAAGATGAAGGCCGCGAGCGACCAGTTCGTCCAGTTCCAGAACACGCTGCGCCAGAGTCTGTCGTCGCAGATCAACAACAAGACGCCGGTCGACCAGCGGCAGAAGATCCTCGCGCAGTACCAGAGCCAGATGTCCGACGAGCGCACGAAAGTGCTCCAGCCGATGGTCGACCAGACGGACAAAGCCATCTCGACGGTCGCGAAGTCGAAGGGTCTGCTGCTCGTCGTCAACGCCGAGAACCGCGTCTACGGCGGCACGGACGTGACGGCGGACGTCGTCAAGGCGCTTCAATAG
- the lpxD gene encoding UDP-3-O-(3-hydroxymyristoyl)glucosamine N-acyltransferase: MQRARTVEELAKAAGAAVVGDGAILIERISSVDDATAGALTFAVDARWVDKAIASHASAVIVPGTSPEVDRRDKTLLVASDVRAALAAMLAVFAPPLPRGESTHATAVVASDCVRGKDAWIGPGVIVESGASIGDEAVLLAGAYVGAHASIGKRTLLHPHAVVLDHCIVGDDCILNAGCVIGADGFGFVRIGEEHVKIPQIGNVVVGDRVEVGACAAIDRAVTGSTVVGSGTKIDNLVQIGHNVQIGENCVLCGQVGVAGSAKIGRGTTAAGQAGIAGHLEIGEYSLVLAQAGVTHSIPPHSRVSGFPAQPHRAVMEQQVLLRRLPKLVEQVRALMDAVTELRKRR, encoded by the coding sequence GTGCAGCGCGCCCGCACGGTTGAGGAGCTCGCCAAGGCGGCGGGCGCGGCCGTCGTCGGCGACGGCGCCATCCTCATCGAACGCATCAGCTCCGTCGACGACGCCACGGCCGGCGCGCTGACCTTCGCGGTCGATGCGCGTTGGGTCGATAAGGCGATCGCGTCGCACGCATCTGCCGTCATCGTACCGGGGACCTCGCCGGAAGTCGACCGCCGCGACAAGACGCTGCTCGTCGCGAGCGACGTCCGAGCCGCGCTCGCGGCGATGCTCGCGGTCTTCGCACCCCCGCTCCCTCGAGGCGAATCGACGCACGCGACCGCCGTCGTCGCATCCGACTGCGTCCGCGGCAAGGACGCCTGGATCGGACCGGGCGTCATCGTCGAGAGCGGCGCGTCGATCGGCGACGAAGCGGTGCTGCTCGCCGGCGCATACGTCGGCGCCCACGCGTCGATCGGCAAACGTACGCTCCTGCACCCGCACGCGGTCGTGCTCGATCATTGCATCGTCGGCGACGATTGCATCCTCAACGCCGGCTGCGTCATCGGTGCCGACGGTTTCGGTTTCGTCCGCATCGGCGAGGAGCACGTGAAGATCCCGCAGATCGGCAACGTCGTCGTCGGCGATCGCGTCGAGGTCGGGGCATGCGCTGCGATCGATCGAGCGGTCACCGGTTCGACCGTCGTCGGATCGGGGACGAAGATCGACAACCTCGTGCAGATCGGGCACAACGTGCAGATCGGCGAGAACTGCGTGCTCTGCGGTCAGGTCGGCGTCGCCGGCAGCGCGAAGATCGGCCGCGGCACGACCGCCGCCGGACAAGCCGGCATCGCGGGGCATCTCGAGATCGGCGAGTATTCGCTCGTGCTCGCGCAAGCAGGCGTCACACATTCGATACCGCCGCACTCGCGCGTATCGGGCTTTCCTGCGCAGCCGCATCGCGCGGTGATGGAACAGCAGGTCCTCCTGCGCAGGCTGCCTAAACTCGTCGAGCAAGTGCGGGCGTTGATGGATGCGGTGACCGAGCTCCGTAAACGTCGGTAG
- a CDS encoding translocation/assembly module TamB domain-containing protein — protein MRRLRRRWVVLAAAAAAVLAAIVLVLVIPPARNAAAFAALDAALHARGFSLHTKTLRIASSKIEAAGLEIDDRSGSPFFTADKIAATLDPAVWTLRSDRRYGLVTLELVKPVIHIVRYADGSYNYAPLLGAPSTALGPPPLPYHLSLAIRAGELDFEDPAAASPIGRRFHIEKIAGSGQLETGSLSSLAFTGAYIAGPGRVPLTLDIREYDAQRFAQTTLRADKIDVASIVDGLVPTKAFSIESATVRRLMLRAFSIGYDPAYGPDWQISGSGELTDGAFRVLPLTAPIAHVSGRLAFAGGELTSPQLTGTLEGAPVTIDGGLRLLHGVTLALAVHSTQSLENMRHALAFATKLDIVGPIGIDLRVNGPPATVDVAGRYVAPAIVSYGGVPVTSLAGTVFYSGGHLTFPIIAGVYDSGSVNAQGEVDLSAAPITGTFDVLATIPSDKLPIAANVEPGGVASALVSMSGPLAAMRGVGFAQVDGKDGGTFRAAFDAGPQRFAIGPAIIDDPGGGQLIASGAIDRTTPARMIQGVVVARSASLHSVAASRSLPGVNKAAPITLPAVDGSLDGTIVVLGDERSPDVAIDATAHDLVVGGARLGRATIVATGRGGEVHIARATIDGPDAAMEVAGDAVISPKSGRYAAVLKGSGNADLAALGGASGIHALRGNARGGFTAALGGGHWTVALDASSADAAVGGVRVSSLDASFGGGGGSATDVYAGRVATAGGVLSGMGTVPGNGASEKGDLKIWTDALDIGAIAPASSGIKGGSAIGEATIGGTLRAPRITGAASVYRAQIAGRRVSGDLEVSYGADRLVASGVRFGVGGGFVYLDGSVGKLGPDRPMGDATLDLAASMREGDLGALADRYLPSNVKLRGTVAAALRVDGTVAAPHAVGDVSAGSGTLQGVTFEDLRGSVDASASSVQVTGGKIGVGSSHFAFGGSLSRSIASVRASSADVDLSDFNDFFNGYDTLEGRGSAQVAFESTRGGIIGSGNVNLKGTSVLGFPLGTVDGDFSGQSDRLLLNVRQNGETGTSDLRGSITFAQSRNALPDFSTAFYDIAGRIRGADLGRIMPVIGKENLGFTGVIDADGYLRGRPSAPAGRVTFALHDGHLGKVAIDNASGRIDTDGKTFSLRYASIALPFAQITGQGSVGPAKRIAATATINATDLGRVLELAGHPGLASGSALANVSVSGSLSAPHVTTNIVSGKGAAFGVRFDRITGRVGYAPGEVDIADAEVDLSRNRGVITIGGTLPLQLEPFGLGPKTRPINLKVAAKSVDLSAFDGMTSRYAAMTGTVDVNGAVTGTAGRPLLSGSAQLRDASITSPFETVPAEHLNADVALDRDTLTVSKVHADLGRGTLSGGGSIHIIPAVGLLSVAGIQYTSRLHLRDAQIDVPDWTAGTVTGDLQVTKSGTTPFATGDMTLDDGTIPFAAIYRLASGYGSGPAPESGPIPGVPELLPGHIVVYGGSVFGEGGPYVLGGPPSKKQAAAARPKLPSVDLSIKASAGKNVRVHGGAIDLTAGGGVLIAGNLRAPTLAGEFSATRGQIGYFDTNFRLERGVVTFDPTEGLLPTLDVRATTNLSGAEITLTVTGRIDNLQTELSSNPSMSRDDIVATLLHAPQVQSVISSTPGQAQTALYAEAQSYFNAQLTRSLLFPVESLLAQTINVEQISLIYDQQGRVNVEVRKLVTPTVYAIYRSSLNVPVTQTAGVAYSLRDYADLEILQTQSASGLQQATLNLRLTFH, from the coding sequence CGGCGGTCTGGACCTTACGCAGCGACCGGCGCTACGGGCTCGTCACCCTCGAGCTCGTGAAACCCGTCATCCACATCGTCCGCTATGCAGATGGATCCTACAACTATGCGCCGTTGCTCGGCGCGCCGTCCACAGCGCTCGGACCGCCGCCGCTTCCTTATCATCTGTCGCTCGCCATTCGTGCCGGCGAGCTCGATTTCGAAGATCCCGCGGCAGCGTCGCCGATCGGCAGACGCTTTCACATCGAGAAGATCGCCGGATCGGGGCAACTCGAGACCGGTTCGCTGAGTTCGCTCGCCTTCACGGGCGCATACATCGCCGGCCCAGGTCGCGTACCATTGACGCTCGACATCCGCGAGTACGACGCGCAGCGGTTCGCACAGACGACGCTGCGCGCCGACAAGATCGACGTCGCGTCGATCGTCGACGGTCTCGTGCCGACCAAAGCGTTCTCCATCGAAAGCGCGACCGTTAGGCGGCTCATGCTGCGAGCATTCTCGATAGGATACGACCCGGCGTACGGGCCCGATTGGCAGATCTCCGGATCGGGAGAACTGACGGACGGCGCATTTCGCGTGCTGCCACTCACGGCCCCGATCGCTCATGTCTCGGGGCGGCTCGCGTTCGCCGGCGGCGAGCTGACGAGTCCGCAGCTCACGGGGACGCTCGAAGGCGCGCCGGTGACTATCGACGGCGGCCTGCGCTTGCTCCACGGCGTCACGCTCGCGCTCGCCGTTCATAGCACGCAATCGCTCGAGAACATGCGGCACGCGCTCGCGTTCGCGACGAAGCTCGACATCGTCGGGCCGATCGGCATCGACCTGCGCGTCAACGGGCCGCCGGCAACCGTCGACGTCGCAGGCCGCTACGTAGCACCGGCGATCGTGTCGTACGGCGGCGTACCGGTGACGTCGCTCGCAGGCACGGTGTTCTACTCGGGCGGGCACCTGACGTTCCCGATCATCGCAGGTGTCTACGATAGTGGTTCGGTCAACGCGCAAGGAGAGGTCGACCTCAGCGCCGCGCCGATCACCGGCACGTTCGACGTGCTCGCGACCATACCGTCGGACAAACTGCCGATCGCGGCGAACGTCGAGCCGGGCGGCGTCGCGAGCGCGCTCGTGTCGATGAGCGGACCCCTTGCGGCGATGCGCGGAGTAGGCTTCGCGCAAGTCGACGGCAAGGACGGCGGCACGTTCCGCGCGGCATTCGACGCCGGTCCGCAGCGGTTTGCGATCGGCCCCGCGATCATCGACGATCCCGGCGGCGGTCAGCTCATCGCGAGCGGCGCGATCGATCGCACGACGCCTGCGCGGATGATCCAAGGTGTGGTCGTCGCGCGCTCGGCCTCGCTCCACTCGGTCGCGGCTTCGCGGTCGCTCCCCGGCGTGAACAAAGCGGCACCCATCACGCTGCCGGCAGTCGACGGATCGCTCGACGGCACCATCGTCGTGCTCGGCGACGAGCGTTCGCCCGACGTCGCGATCGACGCGACCGCGCACGACCTCGTCGTCGGCGGTGCGCGGCTCGGGCGCGCGACGATCGTCGCAACCGGCCGTGGCGGTGAGGTCCACATCGCGCGCGCGACGATCGACGGCCCCGATGCTGCGATGGAGGTCGCTGGCGACGCCGTCATCTCGCCGAAATCCGGCCGCTATGCCGCCGTGCTGAAAGGCTCGGGCAATGCGGATCTCGCCGCTCTCGGCGGCGCTTCGGGCATCCACGCGCTTCGCGGCAACGCGCGAGGCGGATTCACCGCCGCGCTCGGCGGCGGGCATTGGACGGTTGCCCTCGACGCATCGAGCGCGGATGCCGCCGTCGGCGGCGTGCGCGTCAGCTCGCTCGACGCGAGCTTCGGCGGAGGCGGCGGATCGGCGACGGATGTCTACGCAGGCCGCGTCGCGACCGCCGGCGGCGTCCTGTCGGGGATGGGAACGGTCCCCGGCAACGGTGCGAGCGAAAAAGGCGATCTGAAGATCTGGACGGATGCTCTCGATATCGGCGCGATCGCGCCGGCGAGTTCCGGCATCAAAGGCGGTAGCGCGATCGGCGAGGCGACGATCGGCGGCACGCTCCGCGCACCGCGGATCACAGGTGCAGCCTCGGTCTATCGCGCTCAGATCGCCGGGCGCAGAGTATCGGGTGATCTCGAGGTGAGCTACGGGGCCGATCGCCTCGTCGCCAGCGGCGTCCGATTCGGAGTCGGCGGGGGCTTCGTTTACCTCGACGGTTCGGTCGGCAAACTCGGACCCGACCGGCCGATGGGCGATGCGACACTCGACCTCGCCGCGTCGATGCGCGAAGGCGATCTCGGCGCGCTCGCCGACCGCTACTTGCCGTCGAACGTGAAGTTGCGCGGTACGGTGGCTGCAGCGCTTCGCGTCGACGGCACGGTCGCAGCTCCGCACGCGGTCGGCGATGTCAGTGCCGGCAGCGGCACGCTGCAGGGCGTCACGTTCGAAGATCTGCGCGGGTCGGTCGACGCATCGGCGAGTTCGGTCCAAGTCACCGGCGGCAAAATCGGCGTCGGCTCATCGCACTTCGCATTCGGCGGCAGCCTTTCACGCTCGATCGCGAGCGTACGCGCGTCGAGTGCCGACGTCGATCTCTCCGACTTCAACGATTTCTTCAACGGCTATGACACGCTCGAAGGTCGCGGGAGCGCTCAGGTCGCGTTCGAATCGACGCGCGGCGGCATCATCGGATCGGGTAACGTCAATCTCAAGGGGACCTCGGTTCTCGGATTTCCGCTCGGTACCGTCGACGGCGATTTCTCCGGCCAAAGCGATCGATTGCTCCTCAATGTCCGGCAGAACGGCGAAACCGGCACCTCGGATCTTCGCGGCAGCATAACGTTCGCCCAAAGCCGCAACGCGCTGCCCGACTTCAGCACGGCGTTCTACGACATCGCGGGCCGGATACGCGGCGCAGATCTCGGGCGCATCATGCCGGTGATCGGCAAAGAGAATCTTGGATTCACCGGGGTCATCGACGCCGACGGTTATCTGCGCGGCCGGCCGTCGGCGCCCGCAGGCCGCGTCACGTTCGCGCTGCACGACGGTCATCTCGGCAAGGTGGCGATCGACAACGCGTCGGGCAGGATCGACACCGACGGCAAGACGTTCTCGCTCCGTTACGCGTCGATCGCGTTGCCGTTCGCCCAGATCACAGGACAAGGAAGCGTCGGACCCGCCAAGCGCATCGCGGCGACGGCGACGATCAACGCGACCGACCTCGGGCGCGTGCTCGAGCTCGCCGGACATCCGGGTCTCGCGAGCGGTTCGGCGCTCGCGAACGTCAGCGTCAGCGGGTCGCTCTCGGCGCCGCACGTCACGACGAACATCGTCAGCGGAAAAGGCGCCGCTTTCGGCGTTCGGTTCGACCGCATCACCGGTCGCGTCGGCTACGCACCAGGTGAAGTCGATATCGCCGATGCCGAAGTGGATCTATCGCGAAATCGCGGCGTCATCACGATCGGCGGAACGCTGCCGCTCCAGCTCGAGCCGTTCGGACTCGGCCCGAAGACGCGTCCTATCAACCTGAAGGTGGCGGCGAAGTCGGTCGACCTGAGCGCCTTCGATGGGATGACGTCGCGTTACGCGGCGATGACGGGGACGGTCGACGTCAACGGCGCGGTGACGGGCACGGCCGGCAGGCCGCTGCTCTCAGGTTCCGCGCAACTCCGCGATGCGAGCATCACATCGCCCTTCGAAACCGTGCCCGCGGAGCATCTCAACGCCGACGTCGCGCTCGATCGCGACACGCTCACCGTCTCGAAAGTCCACGCGGATCTCGGCCGCGGCACGCTGTCGGGCGGCGGATCGATCCACATCATACCCGCGGTCGGTCTCTTGAGCGTCGCCGGCATCCAGTACACCTCGCGTCTCCATCTGCGCGACGCGCAGATCGACGTCCCCGACTGGACGGCCGGCACCGTCACCGGCGACTTGCAGGTCACGAAATCGGGAACGACGCCTTTTGCGACCGGCGACATGACCCTCGACGACGGCACGATCCCATTCGCTGCGATCTACAGACTTGCATCGGGTTACGGAAGCGGACCGGCGCCGGAAAGCGGTCCGATACCCGGCGTGCCGGAGCTGCTGCCCGGCCACATCGTCGTCTATGGAGGCAGCGTCTTCGGCGAGGGCGGGCCGTACGTGCTCGGTGGACCGCCGAGCAAGAAGCAAGCAGCAGCTGCCAGGCCAAAACTGCCATCCGTCGACCTTTCGATCAAAGCGAGCGCGGGAAAGAACGTGCGAGTGCACGGCGGCGCCATCGACCTCACTGCCGGCGGCGGCGTGCTCATCGCTGGCAACCTGCGCGCGCCGACGCTCGCGGGAGAGTTCTCGGCGACGCGCGGCCAGATCGGCTACTTCGACACGAATTTCCGGCTCGAACGCGGCGTCGTGACCTTCGACCCGACCGAGGGCCTGCTGCCGACGCTTGACGTCAGGGCGACCACGAATCTGAGCGGCGCGGAGATCACGCTCACCGTCACCGGCCGAATCGACAACCTCCAGACCGAGCTTTCGTCGAATCCGTCGATGTCGCGCGATGACATCGTTGCGACGCTGCTGCACGCGCCGCAAGTCCAGTCGGTCATCAGTTCGACGCCTGGCCAGGCGCAAACGGCGCTCTACGCCGAAGCGCAGTCCTACTTCAACGCGCAGTTGACGCGCTCGCTGCTCTTCCCGGTCGAATCGCTGCTCGCGCAGACGATCAACGTCGAGCAGATATCGCTCATCTACGACCAGCAAGGACGGGTGAACGTCGAAGTCCGCAAGTTGGTGACGCCGACCGTGTACGCGATCTATCGATCTTCGCTCAACGTCCCCGTCACGCAGACCGCCGGCGTCGCGTACAGCCTGCGCGATTACGCCGACCTCGAGATCTTGCAGACACAGTCGGCGAGCGGTTTGCAGCAAGCGACGCTGAATCTGCGCCTCACGTTCCACTAG
- a CDS encoding POTRA domain-containing protein, whose amino-acid sequence MVLILRSAAVAIVVAIAAVVANPVQSPASLAPIVTAINVRGNAHVPVDKIAAVVRSQVGAPLDTKQVANDQNAILGLGYFTDVKTDIRSTPGGVSVNFIVIENPVVSKIFFTGNAHVTSDILGALMDTTDGSVLNTNTLRDDVQKINSYYDKLGYTGTRHVQNIKIDRDGTLRLDIKEGVTVAKVAVTGNTIIPTPAIIGVMKTKPGVTYSDQTFQDDLTAINKLYKDIGFSAAVDGGADPNDPGVVNVTICEYRIGAIEIQGNSKTKDYVIRRLLRLHPGDLISDNRLRYDYEQINNTQFFKSVDASFKPFGTKCGMVTLVWTVVEQRTGSANFGVSYSGGGTYGQGLAANISFSENNLNGTGNGASIGFQRGQYISDITFGVTVPYIHKFKPDSVSFSIFNNDINNQPYPVYKEAGNNPFYSISPGGGTIPSPQFGTPAPSGPCIAGGTPCGGLSAGYSSRQAGAQVGFGHPVAYFTRVSFGVSATRLFQGFTANGFSQSLLDLRSALISPNNFGQNIGGSPVKNGVSNLRTVSLGINRDNRDDVVSPRFGGTSSLANEVSLHGFGSDYQYDKSDIDLTRFYPVRQHSTLAAHLNLGFSSGGATLPYNTLFSLSDQQLRGQRYVFYGDREILGQLELRIPVTPDKKFAIALFTDTGDAPYVTPVVGPSPSPTPTPPAGPHSPFKPGPQPVVTFVEAPFHLKTDFGIGIRVQTPLLPGQALRLDFATGQNGAHVSFGIGQSF is encoded by the coding sequence TTGGTCCTAATTCTGCGAAGCGCAGCGGTCGCGATTGTCGTCGCCATCGCAGCGGTCGTCGCAAATCCGGTGCAAAGCCCGGCTTCGCTGGCGCCCATCGTCACGGCCATCAACGTGCGCGGCAACGCGCACGTCCCCGTCGATAAGATAGCTGCGGTCGTACGCAGCCAAGTCGGCGCTCCGCTCGACACGAAGCAAGTCGCCAACGACCAGAACGCCATCCTCGGGCTCGGCTACTTCACCGACGTCAAGACCGACATCCGGTCGACGCCGGGCGGTGTGAGCGTCAACTTCATCGTCATCGAAAACCCGGTCGTGTCGAAGATCTTCTTCACGGGCAACGCGCACGTCACATCCGACATCCTCGGTGCCCTCATGGACACGACCGACGGCAGCGTCCTCAACACGAACACGCTGCGCGACGACGTGCAGAAGATCAACTCGTACTACGACAAGCTCGGCTACACCGGCACGCGTCACGTCCAGAACATCAAGATCGATCGCGACGGCACCCTTCGGCTCGACATCAAGGAAGGCGTCACCGTCGCGAAAGTGGCCGTCACAGGCAATACGATCATCCCGACACCGGCCATCATCGGCGTCATGAAGACGAAGCCCGGCGTCACGTACTCCGACCAGACGTTCCAAGACGACCTGACCGCGATCAACAAGCTGTACAAGGACATCGGATTCTCCGCCGCCGTCGACGGCGGTGCCGATCCGAACGATCCCGGCGTCGTCAACGTGACGATCTGCGAGTATCGCATCGGCGCGATCGAGATCCAGGGCAACTCGAAGACGAAGGACTACGTCATCCGCCGGCTCCTGCGCCTCCACCCAGGCGATCTCATCAGCGACAACCGGCTGCGCTACGACTACGAGCAGATAAACAACACGCAGTTCTTCAAATCGGTCGATGCGTCGTTCAAGCCGTTCGGGACCAAGTGCGGCATGGTGACGCTCGTCTGGACCGTCGTCGAGCAGCGCACCGGCAGCGCGAACTTCGGCGTCAGCTACTCGGGCGGCGGCACGTACGGCCAGGGGCTCGCTGCGAACATATCGTTCTCCGAGAACAACCTCAACGGCACGGGCAACGGCGCGTCGATCGGCTTCCAGCGCGGCCAGTACATCAGCGACATCACTTTCGGCGTCACGGTGCCGTACATCCACAAGTTCAAGCCGGATTCGGTCTCGTTCTCGATCTTCAACAACGACATCAACAACCAGCCGTACCCCGTATATAAAGAAGCAGGCAACAACCCGTTCTATTCGATATCGCCAGGGGGCGGCACCATCCCGTCGCCGCAGTTCGGAACACCGGCGCCGTCAGGACCTTGCATCGCCGGCGGCACGCCGTGCGGCGGTCTGTCGGCCGGCTACTCATCGCGGCAGGCCGGCGCGCAAGTCGGCTTCGGACACCCGGTCGCCTACTTCACGCGCGTCAGCTTCGGCGTGAGCGCGACGCGGTTGTTCCAAGGCTTCACCGCGAACGGATTCAGCCAGAGCCTGCTCGACCTGCGCTCGGCGCTCATCTCGCCGAACAACTTCGGCCAGAACATCGGCGGTTCGCCGGTGAAGAACGGCGTCTCGAACCTGCGCACCGTCTCGCTCGGCATCAATCGCGACAATCGCGATGACGTCGTGTCGCCGCGCTTCGGCGGCACGTCATCGCTCGCGAACGAGGTGTCGCTCCACGGCTTCGGTTCGGACTACCAATACGACAAGTCGGACATCGACCTGACGCGCTTCTATCCGGTGCGCCAGCACTCGACGCTCGCCGCGCACTTGAATCTCGGGTTCTCGAGCGGCGGCGCGACGCTGCCGTACAACACGCTCTTCAGCCTTTCGGACCAGCAGCTGCGCGGCCAACGGTACGTGTTCTACGGCGATCGCGAGATCCTCGGCCAGCTCGAGCTTCGGATCCCGGTGACGCCCGACAAGAAATTCGCCATCGCGCTGTTCACCGACACCGGCGACGCTCCGTACGTCACACCGGTCGTCGGTCCGTCGCCATCGCCGACGCCGACGCCGCCGGCCGGACCGCACTCGCCGTTCAAGCCGGGGCCGCAACCCGTCGTCACGTTCGTCGAGGCGCCATTCCACTTGAAGACGGACTTCGGCATCGGCATCCGCGTGCAGACGCCGCTGCTGCCGGGCCAAGCGCTGCGCCTCGATTTCGCGACCGGCCAGAACGGCGCGCACGTATCGTTCGGCATCGGCCAATCGTTCTAA